One window of the Psychrilyobacter piezotolerans genome contains the following:
- a CDS encoding ASKHA domain-containing protein, giving the protein MKGNYNEEKPRLVTVRYKNKERMVKKGTILSDAIRLIKEKIETPCNCMGICKKCQIKVRGDLSPREEIEENLPKEVRLACITAALGDVEIFELADSELKIHEEEVSLNIETEEKGRVLAIDVGTTGVSARLIDLGEKRITGNYSGLNYQSEYGADVLSRITYCIQNDVLDLQDAILTQIKDIVKKVGAVDRIAIAGNTTMQHLIYGENPKSLAISPYEPVFLGEKSFMIGDIETTLLPNASSYVGADIVSGVAAVNLEEKNNTLFIDIGTNGEMVLSVDGKLYGTSTAAGPAFEGMNIECGMRAGNGAVEGFEIVETGNQFKIQTIGGTPTGICGSGLMDIMSEFVKHKIVLKSGKFNPRMKPEFKERLRDKKFYISENIYLSQGDIRQIQLAKGAIAAGVKLLLGKVEKDIFHMEEVIIAGSFGYHLNPESILNIGLISDFEGKISFAGNTSLNGCIGYLVNKEMKEKIRTTKIDVMELSKSAEFQEVFIKELAF; this is encoded by the coding sequence GTGAAAGGGAATTATAATGAAGAAAAACCTAGGTTAGTAACAGTCAGATATAAAAATAAAGAACGGATGGTAAAAAAAGGAACTATATTAAGCGATGCCATAAGACTTATAAAGGAAAAAATAGAAACACCCTGCAACTGTATGGGGATCTGTAAAAAATGCCAGATAAAGGTAAGGGGAGATCTTTCTCCCAGAGAAGAAATAGAAGAAAATCTACCAAAAGAAGTTCGGTTAGCCTGCATAACTGCAGCATTGGGAGATGTGGAAATTTTTGAACTTGCAGACTCGGAACTAAAAATACATGAAGAAGAGGTAAGTTTAAATATAGAAACAGAAGAAAAGGGAAGAGTCCTTGCCATAGATGTAGGAACAACAGGTGTTTCGGCCAGGTTGATCGATTTAGGTGAAAAAAGAATAACGGGAAATTATTCGGGGTTAAATTATCAGAGTGAATACGGGGCAGACGTACTGTCCAGGATCACATACTGCATCCAGAATGATGTTTTGGACCTGCAAGATGCTATTTTAACTCAAATAAAGGATATAGTAAAAAAAGTCGGGGCTGTGGACAGGATAGCCATTGCAGGAAATACCACCATGCAGCATCTTATCTATGGGGAAAACCCCAAGTCTCTTGCGATCTCGCCCTATGAACCTGTATTTTTAGGGGAAAAATCATTTATGATAGGGGATATAGAAACAACCCTGCTTCCAAATGCTTCCAGCTATGTAGGAGCTGATATAGTTTCCGGTGTAGCAGCAGTAAATTTGGAGGAGAAGAATAATACCCTGTTTATAGATATAGGGACAAACGGGGAGATGGTTTTATCTGTTGACGGAAAGTTATACGGGACTTCTACTGCTGCCGGTCCTGCATTTGAAGGTATGAATATAGAGTGCGGGATGAGAGCAGGAAATGGTGCTGTTGAGGGTTTTGAGATAGTTGAGACAGGAAATCAGTTTAAGATACAAACAATAGGCGGGACTCCTACAGGAATCTGCGGAAGCGGACTGATGGATATCATGTCTGAATTTGTAAAACATAAAATTGTTTTAAAAAGCGGAAAATTTAATCCCCGGATGAAACCTGAATTCAAAGAAAGGTTAAGGGATAAAAAGTTTTATATAAGTGAAAATATTTATTTGAGCCAGGGGGATATCAGGCAGATCCAATTAGCCAAGGGAGCTATTGCAGCCGGGGTAAAACTCCTGCTGGGAAAAGTAGAAAAGGATATATTCCATATGGAGGAGGTAATAATAGCCGGATCATTCGGGTATCATCTTAATCCCGAGAGTATCTTAAATATAGGACTTATCTCTGATTTTGAAGGGAAAATAAGTTTTGCAGGGAACACTTCACTGAACGGCTGTATCGGATACTTAGTCAATAAAGAGATGAAAGAAAAAATAAGAACTACAAAGATCGATGTGATGGAATTATCTAAGAGTGCAGAATTTCAAGAAGTTTTTATAAAAGAACTGGCGTTTTAA
- a CDS encoding uroporphyrinogen decarboxylase family protein has product MEIKGSILGEKLTEKQRLLDVLNGKDTDRPPVICPGGMMNAAVTEVVEGMKKNHNCDIDAMVEAAIKVHEITGFENYGVPFCMTIESEPFHVEVDLGSKLVEPRITKYNEDILNHLDEIKLEHSKRAITVLEAISRLKNNEIPVIGNITGPMSVVTSVIEPTDYYKMMRKDKVKAMKFLDIVTDYLIRFSMEMIENGADLIAMSDPSATGEILGKKNFEEFMIPMYKKISEAVHEKGVKIIIHICGKSQSILESLNDSGADSLSFDSAVGIRQAKEVLRAPIMGNVSTQLLDQGMKEKVKLCTEIVMKNGTSIVSPACGLAMSTPIENLKAMTDTVKNKG; this is encoded by the coding sequence ATGGAGATAAAAGGTAGTATATTAGGGGAAAAATTGACTGAAAAACAAAGACTCCTAGATGTCTTAAATGGAAAGGATACAGACAGGCCGCCTGTTATCTGCCCAGGGGGGATGATGAATGCAGCGGTGACAGAAGTTGTAGAAGGGATGAAAAAAAATCATAACTGTGATATAGATGCCATGGTAGAAGCTGCCATAAAAGTGCATGAAATAACAGGTTTTGAAAATTATGGAGTGCCTTTTTGCATGACAATAGAGAGTGAACCCTTTCATGTGGAAGTGGATCTGGGGAGTAAATTAGTAGAGCCGAGAATAACTAAATACAATGAAGATATCTTAAATCATTTAGATGAAATAAAATTAGAACATTCAAAAAGAGCCATAACCGTATTAGAAGCAATATCCAGGTTAAAAAATAATGAGATACCGGTAATCGGGAATATAACAGGTCCCATGAGTGTGGTCACATCTGTTATTGAACCGACGGATTATTATAAGATGATGAGAAAAGATAAGGTTAAGGCCATGAAATTTTTAGATATCGTCACAGATTATTTGATCAGATTTTCCATGGAGATGATAGAAAATGGTGCCGATCTTATAGCCATGTCCGATCCCAGTGCCACAGGGGAGATCTTGGGGAAGAAGAACTTTGAAGAATTTATGATCCCCATGTATAAAAAGATCTCGGAAGCAGTCCATGAAAAAGGGGTGAAAATAATTATCCATATATGCGGCAAGAGTCAGAGTATTTTGGAAAGCCTGAATGACTCAGGGGCAGATTCCCTCAGTTTTGATTCGGCAGTGGGAATAAGGCAGGCTAAAGAAGTACTCAGGGCTCCCATCATGGGAAATGTCAGTACCCAGCTTTTGGACCAGGGAATGAAAGAAAAGGTAAAATTATGTACAGAAATAGTGATGAAAAACGGGACCAGTATTGTATCTCCTGCCTGCGGACTGGCCATGAGTACACCTATTGAGAATTTAAAGGCTATGACAGATACAGTAAAGAATAAAGGGTGA
- a CDS encoding uroporphyrinogen decarboxylase family protein yields MNPLEREKMIEKTGSADRVLTCPFIDMFGAQLIHKNIREVNLSGRLMADLEIEAYKKYGHDGVSVGPGLYGVPEALGVVLDLPETSYPYVKKYVEVDYDNIEALPVCDSKTDGRLPLFLEGVKILIDEVSDEVSVGSSVAGPFSTAATVIGTEKFLKDLRKNPEGVHRLLKRVTKSVLNYMDAVMDLGVVPSMPDPVASGTLISTKTFREFALPYLEICVEHIRMRMGRGPALHICGTTKKHWMEIKKLNLSALSLDNIDDIGEACEILGDKFCIIGNVDPVNIVLNGTRESIHREVKECIEKAYNNPKGFVLATGCDVPINASPKNVEYFMEAARLYSRFKEKEKK; encoded by the coding sequence ATGAATCCATTGGAAAGAGAAAAGATGATAGAGAAAACAGGAAGTGCAGACAGAGTTTTAACCTGCCCCTTTATAGATATGTTTGGAGCACAGCTCATCCATAAAAATATCAGGGAAGTGAATTTATCGGGAAGACTCATGGCAGATCTTGAAATAGAAGCCTATAAAAAGTATGGACATGACGGTGTCAGTGTAGGGCCGGGATTATACGGAGTTCCAGAGGCTTTAGGAGTGGTTTTAGATCTTCCAGAGACCAGTTATCCATATGTAAAAAAATATGTAGAAGTTGACTATGACAATATAGAAGCCTTGCCCGTATGTGATTCTAAAACGGATGGAAGGTTACCTCTTTTTTTGGAAGGGGTGAAGATACTTATAGATGAAGTTTCAGATGAAGTTTCTGTAGGAAGCAGTGTTGCAGGGCCTTTCAGTACTGCCGCAACTGTTATAGGGACAGAAAAATTTCTAAAAGACCTGAGAAAAAATCCAGAAGGAGTCCACAGACTCCTAAAGAGGGTTACAAAAAGTGTACTTAACTATATGGATGCTGTGATGGACCTGGGTGTAGTTCCCAGTATGCCTGACCCTGTAGCTTCGGGAACCCTCATAAGTACTAAAACGTTCAGAGAATTTGCCCTTCCATATCTGGAGATATGTGTGGAACATATAAGAATGCGGATGGGAAGGGGCCCGGCCCTTCATATATGCGGGACCACAAAGAAGCACTGGATGGAGATAAAAAAACTTAATTTGTCGGCTCTCAGTCTGGATAATATCGACGATATAGGGGAAGCCTGTGAGATCTTAGGGGATAAATTCTGTATTATAGGAAATGTTGATCCTGTAAATATAGTTTTAAACGGGACCAGAGAAAGTATCCATAGAGAAGTGAAAGAGTGTATAGAAAAAGCATACAACAATCCCAAAGGATTTGTTCTGGCCACAGGATGTGATGTTCCTATAAATGCATCTCCTAAAAATGTAGAATATTTCATGGAAGCAGCCAGACTATATAGTCGTTTTAAAGAGAAAGAAAAAAAATAG
- a CDS encoding CobW family GTP-binding protein has product MIEVEIVSGFLGAGKTTFINKRLKELKGKFSEEKIVLIENEFGDISIDSEFIVEGVTIEEISSGCICCVLKENFKESLEKIIENDIDRIIIEPTGLGLLGEILKILKSEKISKKCEIASVTMVIDGKNYLEQVEIFGSFFTDQIENAKTLYISKIDDMNVESISEIEGSLKEINSRAKTIFEIKDIKSMSITDFNIDIERLRDILEELSSEQHGKILRGKGFLENYTFNIVNGEYEIREESMKRNNKLILIGDLDRENIIKLFN; this is encoded by the coding sequence ATGATTGAGGTCGAAATTGTTTCGGGTTTTTTAGGAGCCGGGAAAACAACCTTTATAAATAAGAGATTGAAAGAGTTAAAGGGAAAATTTAGTGAAGAAAAAATAGTTTTGATTGAAAATGAATTTGGAGATATATCCATAGACAGTGAGTTTATAGTGGAAGGGGTGACAATAGAAGAGATATCCAGCGGATGCATCTGCTGTGTTTTAAAGGAAAACTTTAAGGAATCCCTGGAAAAGATAATAGAAAATGATATCGACAGAATCATAATTGAACCTACAGGACTGGGGCTCCTGGGAGAAATTTTAAAGATATTGAAAAGTGAAAAAATATCGAAAAAATGCGAGATTGCCTCGGTAACTATGGTTATCGACGGGAAAAATTATTTGGAGCAGGTGGAGATATTCGGCAGTTTTTTCACCGATCAGATAGAAAATGCAAAAACCCTCTATATAAGCAAAATAGACGATATGAATGTTGAAAGCATCTCTGAAATAGAAGGATCACTGAAGGAAATAAATTCCAGGGCAAAAACTATTTTTGAGATTAAGGATATTAAAAGTATGTCTATAACAGATTTTAATATAGATATAGAAAGGCTCAGGGATATATTGGAAGAATTGTCTTCTGAACAGCACGGTAAGATCCTCCGGGGGAAGGGTTTTTTGGAAAATTATACATTTAATATTGTAAACGGGGAATATGAGATAAGGGAAGAGAGTATGAAAAGAAACAATAAATTGATTCTCATAGGAGATTTAGACAGGGAAAATATAATAAAATTATTTAATTGA
- a CDS encoding corrinoid protein — protein MTKKELFEEIKNNLIEMEEDVVEELCKKSLEMDIPAKETIQEGLIAGMEVVGQLYEEEEYFLPEVLICSDAMNIGIDVLKPHLEGDVSSDKIRAVIGVVEGDTHDIGKNLVKIMLEAGGIEVHDLGRDVALDEFIHKAKEIEAHFIIMSTLMTTTMEGMKVVIEKLKAEGMRDSVKVAIGGGPISQRFATEIGADLYTKDANEAVRKIKEIHEAA, from the coding sequence ATGACTAAAAAAGAATTATTCGAAGAGATTAAAAACAATTTAATAGAGATGGAAGAAGATGTTGTAGAAGAACTCTGTAAAAAATCTCTGGAAATGGATATACCGGCAAAGGAAACTATTCAGGAAGGTTTGATTGCAGGAATGGAAGTAGTAGGCCAGCTCTATGAAGAGGAAGAATATTTTCTGCCAGAGGTGCTGATCTGTTCAGATGCCATGAATATAGGAATAGATGTATTGAAACCCCATCTGGAAGGGGACGTATCCAGCGATAAAATAAGAGCAGTAATAGGTGTAGTAGAAGGAGATACCCATGATATCGGAAAGAATCTGGTTAAAATCATGCTGGAAGCCGGTGGGATAGAAGTACATGACCTGGGAAGAGATGTTGCCTTGGATGAATTTATCCATAAAGCCAAAGAAATAGAAGCTCATTTTATTATTATGTCTACGTTAATGACAACTACCATGGAAGGGATGAAAGTAGTTATTGAAAAATTAAAGGCTGAAGGTATGAGAGATTCAGTAAAGGTTGCCATAGGAGGCGGGCCTATCTCCCAAAGGTTTGCAACTGAGATAGGGGCAGATCTGTATACCAAGGATGCTAATGAAGCCGTGAGAAAAATAAAAGAAATCCATGAGGCGGCATAA
- a CDS encoding uroporphyrinogen decarboxylase family protein, translating into MTLMEYINQEKRGYLLPFMGASGPIMTGKTMEDIYSSPQEQLILAEKMNEKFPSDFIYALDEGNIFCDVLGVPLKKPEYDFSMVMTHPVKSIKDLEKLEIPDPYTNERMKINLKSLKLILENIDKPLFVSLQGPFTLAVQLAGATELLKATIKNPDFVKKLLEFTGEVVDRYARAIVGAGVKMISIAEPSTVMLAPKKFPMIVVDNLNKIFENLNCWKCVHICGDTTKIYPYILKTKIDAFSFDQIMDMEKIIENFPKDKVVIGNLDPVYLLGRGSVQEVADKTAELHEKMKKYNNYLMGFGCSCANTAPIENLEAVSKWGRANYEEIRELLKNT; encoded by the coding sequence ATGACTTTGATGGAATATATAAATCAAGAAAAGAGGGGATATCTCCTGCCATTTATGGGAGCCAGTGGTCCTATTATGACAGGGAAAACTATGGAGGATATATATAGTTCTCCCCAAGAGCAGCTGATCCTGGCAGAGAAAATGAATGAGAAATTCCCCAGTGATTTTATCTATGCCTTGGATGAAGGGAATATATTCTGTGATGTATTGGGAGTCCCTCTCAAAAAACCAGAGTATGACTTTTCCATGGTGATGACTCATCCGGTAAAAAGTATAAAAGATCTGGAAAAATTAGAGATCCCGGATCCATATACCAATGAAAGGATGAAAATAAATTTAAAAAGTTTAAAGCTTATTTTAGAAAATATAGATAAACCGTTATTTGTATCGCTCCAGGGGCCGTTTACTCTGGCTGTACAATTAGCCGGGGCTACAGAGTTACTCAAGGCAACTATAAAGAATCCTGACTTTGTAAAAAAACTTTTGGAGTTTACAGGGGAGGTAGTGGATAGATACGCAAGGGCCATAGTAGGAGCAGGCGTAAAGATGATCTCCATAGCGGAACCATCTACAGTTATGCTGGCACCAAAAAAATTCCCTATGATAGTAGTAGATAATTTAAATAAAATTTTTGAAAATTTAAATTGCTGGAAATGCGTACATATATGCGGGGATACAACTAAGATATATCCATATATATTAAAAACGAAAATAGATGCATTTAGTTTTGACCAGATTATGGATATGGAAAAGATTATAGAAAATTTTCCTAAAGATAAAGTCGTTATAGGAAATTTAGATCCTGTATACCTTCTCGGAAGGGGGAGTGTACAGGAGGTAGCTGATAAAACCGCAGAATTACATGAGAAGATGAAAAAATATAATAATTATCTTATGGGATTCGGGTGTTCCTGTGCCAACACAGCTCCTATAGAAAATTTAGAGGCTGTATCTAAATGGGGAAGAGCCAATTATGAAGAAATAAGAGAGTTATTAAAAAATACATAG